A stretch of the Drosophila sulfurigaster albostrigata strain 15112-1811.04 chromosome 2L, ASM2355843v2, whole genome shotgun sequence genome encodes the following:
- the LOC133835085 gene encoding unconventional myosin-VIIa isoform X4, whose amino-acid sequence MDAGNCHRNGEYVWVKPQNTTSEFAVPFGARIVRTEKTQTLVCDDANKQFWVPAGDVLKSMHLTSHEDVEDMITLGDLQEYTILRNLQTRYAKQLIYTYTGSMLVAINPYQILPIYTHREIQLYRNKKLNELPPHIFAISDNAFQRLQRHKENQCVVISGESGAGKTESTKLILQYLAAISGKHSWIEQQIIESNPIMEAFGNAKTVRNDNSSRFGKYIDIRFTPDGAIQGARIQQYLLEKSRIVFQSRDERNYHIFYAMLAGLSAAERARLQLEEQSPSQYHYLAQGGCFTLPGKQDAKDFADIRAALKVLSFKPDELWSILSLLAAILHLGNLRFKAIEVANLDTAEVDDNLNLQRVAQLLGLPEASLNTALTQRTIFVHGEHVVTSLSKEAAIEGRDAFVKSLYDGIFVRIVRRINDTIDKKPEAPVNSIGVLDIFGFENFDNNSFEQLCINYANENLQQFFVGHIFKMEQAEYQLEHINWQHIEFQDNQDILDLIGMKPVNIMSLIDEESKFPKGTDQTLLEKLHVQHGNRSMYVKGKTTQTSLFGIRHYAGIVMYNPLGFLEKNRDSFSSDLRNLVQRASNKYLVDIFPHELPMDTTKKQPTLSVKFRNSLDMLMRTLSQAHPYFIRCIKPNEFKEPSNFDKELCVRQLRYSGMMETARIRRAGYPIRHAYRAFVERYRLLVPRTGPLDECDCRLLARQICEAALPADSDRQFGRTKLFLRDEDDALLEAERSRVMLKYIVTIQRGFRRVLFRRYLKRYRQAIITVQRYWRGRMQRRRYLTMRRGFHRLGACIAAQQLTTKFTMVRSRTIKLQALCRGYLARKRFALELTTRRQQHKERKRVMEQELLRLKAEQELLQQQRLKQQQAEAEQLRLKQEQEQQQRLKEQIAARNAAAMAAVHQPKRTKSIKRNEQPVLPAPTLQARMSLPPPPPMSPIIITPMAARPNSSAAKTNGLAVETPGYDASKQIVDDVFGFLNDEPDVSGPLGPNVKEKSLLFERELRLRKDIPTKLLSRPVNYYEATPRPIVNQTRL is encoded by the exons GGCGAATATGTGTGGGTTAAGCCACAGAACACAACATCGGAATTCGCAGTGCCATTTGGAGCACGCATCGTGCGCACGGAGAAGACACAAACTTTGGTCTGCGATGATGCGAACAAACAGTTCTGGGTGCCAGCTGGCGATGTGCTCAAGTCGATGCATCTCACCTCGCATGAGGATGTCGAGGATATGATCACACTCGGCGATCTGCAGGAATACACGATATTGCGCAATCTGCAGACACGCTATGCCAAGCAGTTGATTTAT ACCTACACAGGCTCCATGCTGGTGGCCATCAACCCGTACCAGATACTGCCCATCTACACACACCGCGAGATCCAGCTGTATCGCAACAAGAAACTGAACGAGCTGCCGCCGCACATCTTTGCCATCAGCGACAATGCCTTCCAGCGATTGCAGCGACATAAGGAGAATCAATGCGTTGTCATCAGCGGCGAGTCGGGAGCTGGGAAAACGGAGAGCACCAAGTTGATACTGCAGTATTTGGCTGCCATCAGTGGGAAACACTCGTGGATCGAGCAGCAAATAATTGAATCGAATCCCATAATGGAGGCCTTTGGCAATGCCAAAACGGTGCGCAACGACAACTCATCGCGCTTTGGCAAATACATTGACATACGCTTCACACCCGACGGCGCGATTCAAGGTGCTCGCATTCAGCAGTATTTGCTCGAGAAATCACGTATTGTGTTCCAGAGTCGCGACGAGCGCAACTATCACATCTTCTACGCAATGCTGGCGGGCTTAAGCGCCGCGGAACGTGCTCGCCTCCAGCTGGAGGAGCAATCGCCGAGTCAGTATCATTATTTGGCACAAGGCGGCTGCTTTACGCTGCCGGGCAAACAGGATGCCAAGGATTTTGCGGACATACGTGCGGCACTCAAAGTGCTCTCCTTCAAACCGGATGAACTGTGGTCCATACTCAGTTTGTTGGCTGCCATTCTGCATCTGGGCAATTTGCGTTTCAAGGCCATCGAAGTGGCTAACTTGGACACCGCCGAGGTGGATGACAACCTCAATTTGCAGCGTGTGGCACAGCTCTTGGGATTGCCAGAGGCATCTCTGAACACCGCTCTCACACAGCGCACCATCTTTGTGCATGGCGAGCATGTGGTGACCAGTCTGTCCAAAGAAGCGGCCATCGAGGGACGCGATGCATTCGTTAAATCCCTTTACGATGGCATCTTTGTGCGCATCGTGCGACGCATTAACGACACCATCGACAAGAAGCCAGAGGCGCCGGTGAACAGCATCGGAGTGCTGGATATCTTTGGCTTTGAGAACtttgacaacaacagcttcGAGCAGCTGTGCATCAACTATGCCAACGAGAATCTGCAGCAGTTCTTTGTCGGTCACATATTCAAG ATGGAACAAGCCGAGTACCAGCTGGAGCATATCAACTGGCAGCACATTGAGTTCCAGGACAATCAGGACATTCTCGATTTGATTGGCATGAAACCTGTGAATATTATGTCGCTCATCGATGAGGAATCAAAGTTTCCCAAGGGCACAGATCAAACGCTGCTGGAGAAACTCCATGTCCAGCATGGCAATCGTTCGATGTATGTCAAAGGAAAAACCACACAAACTTCGCTCTTTGGCATTCGTCATTACGCCGGCATTGTCATGTATAATCCTCTGGGTTTCTTGGAGAAGAATCGCGATTCGTTCAGCAGTGATTTGCGAAATCTGGTTCAACGTGCCAGCAACAAGTATCTGGTGGATATTTTCCCGCATGAACTACCCATGGACACAACCAAGAAACAGCCCACGCTGAGCGTCAAGTTCCGCAATTCACTGGACATGCTAATGCGCACCTTGTCGCAGGCTCATCCTTACTTCATACGCTGCATCAAGCCCAACGAGTTCAAGGAACCAAGT AACTTTGATAAGGAGCTTTGCGTGCGCCAATTGCGCTACTCGGGCATGATGGAGACTGCCAGGATACGCCGTGCTGGTTATCCCATACGCCACGCCTACCGCGCCTTTGTGGAACGTTATCGCTTGCTGGTGCCACGCACTGGACCGTTGGATGAATGCGATTGCCGGCTGCTGGCGCGACAGATTTGCGAGGCAGCGTTGCCCGCTGACTCGGATCGTCAATTCGGACGCACGAAGCTGTTTCTACGCGATGAGGACGATGCGCTGCTGGAGGCGGAACGCTCTCGCGTGATGCTCAAGTACATTGTGACCATACAGCGAGGCTTTCGTCGCGTGCTCTTCCGTCGCTACCTCAAGCGATATCGTCAGGCCATCATCACAGTGCAGCGCTATTGGCGAGGACGCATGCAACGTCGTCGCTATCTGACCATGCGACGTGGCTTCCACAGACTGGGCGCCTGCATTGCTGCCCAGCAGCTGACCACGAAGTTCACGATGGTGCGCAGTCGTACAATCAAATTGCAGGCACTGTGCCGCGGTTATTTGGCCCGCAAGCGTTTCGCTTTGGAGCTGACAACGCGACGCCAGCAGCACAAGGAAAGGAAACGCGTCATGGAGCAGGAGTTGTTGCGTCTGAAAGCGGAGCAAGAACttctgcaacagcagcgactcaagcagcaacaagctgAAGCGGAGCAGCTGCGTCTgaagcaagagcaagagcaacaacagcgactcAAGGAACAAATCGCAGCGAGAAATGCGGCTGCCATGGCTGCAGTGCATCAACCGAAGCGCACAAAGTCCATCAAGCGTAACGAGCAACCTGTGCTGCCTGCCCCCACGTTGCAAGCACGCATGTCGCTGCCCCCGCCGCCCCCGATGTcgcccatcatcatcacacCGATGGCAGCACGGCCGAATAGCAGTGCAGCAAAGACAAATGGTTTGGCTGTGGAGACACCTGGTTACGATGCCTCGAAGCAGATTGTGGACGATGTGTTTGGCTTCCTCAACGATGAGCCCGATGTGAGTGGGCCACTGGGGCCGAATGTGAAGGAGAAGTCATTGCTCTTCGAGCGCGAGTTGCGATTGCGCAAAGACATTCCCACAAAGCTGTTGTCCCGACCCGTCAACTACTATGAGGCGACGCCACGCCCAATTGTCAATCAGACGCGTCTCTAG